One Micromonas commoda chromosome 7, complete sequence genomic window carries:
- a CDS encoding predicted protein (Encodes a protein with hydroxyproline-rich glycoprotein (HRGP) motifs): MPGRNPDGSYGARPDSTVPHAISEPAALTAEQEEEMAAMAKWAKAEEGMRLVQELESHSAQRDDAIANLQNMLNGIGKTTDVAEAAALAAAPPAPPVPPTGVPPHAPAANNIVPDMMPTPSPVAAVPVAPPPAPPPVAPPPLATPPEQHASATPPPSEGDAGALAALARGELPASFPPPTLAKKFVMRKFGDGDAPGPSDPVAPAAAVSSPTSATDVDGVSSPTSEVVFYECSAWPKGEASEWPRVKGDTSSLPDVYPAQGAEDDAAVIDSLAAMKVAEAEAAIHAGTTRGIPVVPVVDDPRTLERSDPFAAFLSHVDKVLERSENAGSFDEDDETNEIVVAPVDPIEEEARAFAASIAPPHPAPAVESAPEKLEEPDVEPHQPVVEEDVHAELALARDRLEAAEAFAETLAHDMERAYAEMAAAKQEAAAAKRLAESATSAPERTARVSELLDELERWQLAAATAEAALEEAKMELEVMTARAAEEELSTDDVNDDVIAELAAELQAAEAKAAKAEADADELDAHLRRLEEELVDAKNEAKAELERTKNDAKAELERAEAAVTELERELETANAKVLETAEIESEALAALTAELDEARAKAERTETEMDALKRATTAELDAARAEIADARAEIDAERAAKSALEKGLEEALADAEEEKARALSSAADELEAAKAQKASAELEKDGELATLRAGLEEARAFVAEKAAEIAALKEEAAFNAQKMASDDSALAAAKEAEKAAETIQAAAEQLREAKANAADLAAQMEAKDEEITALRLECEDVKAQAMNAARDGRARIDALEARAAALDACRETVEEVKMHAAAAALCAAVAMLPRMREAGIIHA; this comes from the coding sequence ATGCCCGGTCGGAACCCCGACGGATCCtacggcgcgcgccccgactCCACCGTTCCGCACGCAATctccgaacccgccgcgctcaccgcggagcaggaggaggagatggccGCCATGGCCAAGTGGGCGAAAGCCGAGGAGGGCATGAGGCTGGTGCAGGAGCTCGAGTCGCACTCCGCGCAGCGagacgacgccatcgccaaccTCCAGAACATGCTCAACGGCATCGGTAAAaccaccgacgtcgccgaggccgccgcgctcgccgctgcgccccccgcgccgcccgttcCCCCGACCGGCGTCCCCCCGCACGCCCCCGCAGCGAACAACATCGTCCCCGACAtgatgccgacgccgtcgcccgtggccgccgttcccgtcgcgccgccgcccgctcctccccccgtcgcgccgccgccgctcgcgacaCCCCCCGAGCAGCACGCAtctgcgacgccgcccccttcggagggcgacgccggcgcgctcgcggcgctcgcgcgcggcgagctccccgcgtcgttcccgccCCCGACCCTGGCCAAGAAGTTCGTGATGCGCAAattcggcgacggcgacgcgccgggaccGTCCgatcccgtcgcgcccgcggcggccgtctCCTCTCCGACGAGTGCGACGGACGTTGACGGCGTCTCCTCTCCGACGAGCGAAGTCGTGTTCTACGAGTGCTCCGCCTGGCCCaagggcgaggcgagcgagtGGCCGCGGGTCAAAGGGGATACGTCGAGCCTGCCTGACGTGTACCCCGCCCAGggtgccgaggacgacgccgcggtgatcgattcgctcgccgcgatgaaggtggccgaggccgaggccgccaTCCACGCCGGGACCACGCGTGGGATCCCCGTGGTGCCCGTGGTGGACGATCCGCGTACGTTGGAGAGGTCCGAtcccttcgcggcgttccTGTCGCACGTGGACAAGGTGCTCGAGCGTAGCGAAAACGCCGGTTctttcgacgaggacgacgagacgaacgagattgtcgtcgcgcccgtcgatcccatcgaggaggaggctcgagcgttcgcggcgtccatcgcgcccccTCATCCCGCACCAGCCGTCGAGTCCGCGCCCGAGAAGTTGGAGGAGCCCGACGTCGAGCCGCACCAGCCGGTTGTCGAGGAGGATGTtcacgcggagctcgcgctcgccagggATCGTctggaagccgccgaggctttCGCGGAGACGCTCGCGCACGACATGGAGCGGGCGTACGcggagatggccgccgccaagcAAGAGGCGGCTGCGGCCAAGAGGCTCGCCgagtccgcgacgtccgccccCGAAAGAaccgcgcgggtcagcgaactcctcgacgagctcgagcgctggcagctcgcggcggccaccgccgaggcggcgctcgaggaggccaagaTGGAGCTCGAGGTGATGAccgccagggcggcggaggaagagCTCTCAACTGACGACGtcaacgacgacgtcatcgccgaactcgccgcggagctccaagccgcggaggccaaagccgccaaagccgaggctgacgccgacgagctcgacgcgcacctgcgaaggctcgaggaggaactcgtcgacgcgaaaaACGAAgccaaggctgagctcgagcGGACCAAgaacgacgccaaggctgagctcgagcgcgccgaagccgccgtgaccgagctcgagcgcgagctggagaCGGCCAACGCCAAGGTGCTGGAGACGGCCGAGATTGAgagcgaggcgctcgccgcttTGACCGCCGAGTTGGACGAGGCTCGAGCCAAGGCGGAGCGAACGGAGACGGAGATGGACGCTCTCAAGAGGGCCACGACCGCCGagttggacgccgcgagggccgagATCGCGGACGCCAGGGCCGAGAttgacgccgagcgcgccgccaagagcgcgctcgagaagggactcgaggaggcgctcgccgacgccgaggaggagaaggctcGCGCGCTCTCGTCGGCCGCTGAcgagctcgaagccgccaaggcgcaaaaggcgtccgcggagctcgagaaggacggcgagctcgcgacgctcaggGCCGgtctcgaggaggcgcgcgcgttcgtcgccgagaaggctgccgagattgccgcgctcaaggaggaggcggcgttcAACGCTCAGAAGATGGCCTCGGACGAttccgccctcgccgccgcgaaagaggcggagaaggcggcggagacgatccaagccgccgccgagcagctccgcgaggccaaggccaacgccgcggacctcgcggcgcagatggaggccaaggacgaggagatcACCGCGCTCAGGCTCGAGTGCGAGGACGTCAAGGCCCaggcgatgaacgccgccAGGGACGGCAGGGCGAggatcgacgccctcgaggcgcgagccgcggcgctggacgcgtgCCGCGAGACGGTGGAGGAGGTCAAGATgcacgcggccgcggcggcgctctgcgcggcggtggcgatgcTGCCCAGGATGCGCGAGGCGGGGATCATCCACGCGTGA
- a CDS encoding predicted protein, with protein sequence MAASTAVTARAFAAASQRAFSRRDSSGCVFRAQISASHPIRAHRAPSTAGSAPPRNPTLRT encoded by the coding sequence ATGGCCGCCTCAACCGCCgtgaccgcgcgcgcgttcgctgCCGCGTCCCAGCGCGCCTTCTCCAGGCGAGATTCCTCTGGGTGCGTATTCAGAGCCCAGATCTCTGCGTCTCATCCGatccgcgctcaccgcgctcccTCCACGGCCGgttccgcgccgccccgaaACCCGACGCTTCGAACCTGA
- a CDS encoding predicted protein — protein sequence MMSACARRPFRLNSSCCRPLHMTSSPLLTVTVIGYSSILFPTTFASGCTCRIAAFAASNSCMPPSQLEQNVTVYVSPLATLMPEDAARTLSITFPSMDARGGAAATRPRWTAGFDPRGLRSRRADSAAAELSVNADIRAVRGAAPNWSL from the coding sequence atgatgtccgcctgcgcgcgcCGGCCGTTCCGGCTGAACAGCTCCTGCTGCCGGCCGCTCCACATGACGTCCTCCCCCTTGCTCACGGTAACAGTGATCGGGTACTCGTCGATCCTGTTCCCGACCACGTTCGCGTCCGGATGCACCTGCAGGATCGCGGCCTTCGCGGCCTCGAACTCCTGCATGCCCCCGTCTCAGTTGGAGCAGAACGTCACGGTGTACGTGTCACCGCTGGCGACGCTCATGCCCGAAGATGCGGCGCGTACCTTGTCCATCACCTTCCCGAGtatggacgcgcgcggcggggccgcggcgacgcgcccgcggtggacggcggggttcgacccgcgcgggttgaggagtcgccgcgcggacagcgccgcggcggagctcagCGTGAACGCCGACATCCGTGCAGTTCGTGGCGCGGCTCCGAACTGGTCTCTATAG
- a CDS encoding predicted protein, producing the protein MASLSPAGASLAGPRAWRRPSARARAFDGSPDDSGRGLSRAIGARSLVQRHSLRPFTRGASQGGDALGRGFGAPAPSRRGLLVRARYGKGGRQDVDAIIKERDDARAQLSVAQQALKTANDRLGAVESGDGDRARLQQELDRAVDQLHDAQRDADDARRQAREAEELFAAAADERAAKVKELVQEIDHWHDAAETAQRMEAEARSELEEARNRVRELESRSGDMESQRNQAGEQQAEMSRRAEDAERRLRESEKRTEDALHWVEEKEQEANRLRGELEGLKTALEATRKSAGSKEGEVAELRRQADEAKAAAFKAEQSLRDAAKLTGEISKFKPKIENLEGELNATRGNLEDRTAELHAARKELEELRGRAERAEESAKRADEKRKNARREMEERIGQLEEEVSKKEWYLGETRAELADARGALERSSGMSDEARRTLEAAREAQEKFRLQVKEKDEEIRLVRSQLAEARLALESVAEGADMATNEASEQLRVADGRIQEAWAAKELVDAELERITRELESARATIANDDSAGRLRIAAERLDEAWAAKEEKDREVENVRAELTEARRLAAEAERAASLRVHEAEHRADTLKRAFESKEAEVSRMRGEMLEARSAALEVAATGDEAREKFLRAEERAKAAAEDAKAAAINASEKLEAAKQAAKDAAFPAEKVRDCMTKLVDAEGQIGGAAAAKDEKFEELKAARAELAKARSKVTDVAREATARVEEANDKLREAETALAATDNHLGRIVRDLGKIADEIERCRRMKDTDTVYRLEEHQAQGFRARDDKTREVERLKTELEVTRREASDVSNKAALKVRESEQTIAQAKSLVHQREMEMGERRARLEEIRSATTASAAAYDKAAQQQLKAEEKSKAVSASAQRAAVTAVEKMRVAAEAAAAAYDAAAERERILRDELAKSGGDVGGQTDVARMRQLASIKEKITWSKQAADYAHDMEEARKASATAADNAQRRLRELEDRMDELKRSIKMKMAEGTVHEELEHERATSRDLQRLEEERRAASVAAAEAGVQLRQAQDTSREMQAKIARRERELTDAKRDIDRAVQEAEEARKENQRALEAERKFARAKSEQSSASLGGRGGGGGGDDEEIAQMRRQLEEGDRELSWMRGQLEEAKHTVMRAAELEQQRRKAADEFKRDQQQASAFGYGQGSGQSQQQQQQQQQQQQQQQPARPLDFGGRPPPTRETLMEREKELSQLRAALDEAGNEVVANLRKYDEMYAQLDGLYGAEREQLTERLSKGHEYIEGLKAAADEKKAAVADMERRVAAIKDALAQLSATQQDSTYGPQSGAPAPYGGSSSHHQPPQQQQQSSSSGGSARSGASAEAIQYALEEAEFVLREAKRRANDLEASFQDKERGLTQMRRDLADREQRKSLSSSSSYDYGGSGDAYGSGGGDIEEQRRAAAMAAVEASYAARAAEERANMLRGSLDDKSGELEWMRSEHAKVVAQIATLEASASAAADTQRKVDAKASSIVEESRRAEEARRAAAAARDPYPDRNVDAQREADLAEQLRAARVEFDQKASEATEAKQEAVRAAADRDRQIEEVEFLVAGVPVQERERITEGDAVDARYSAEDTATASYRLRQVQDRFFQMEALEGNKGRVASSTREEVEQARQKAMTNAAAAEQATEKLMRAEKMREDATTAASAAAVKARAAEETAEDAAQKTKEAAAERERNLRDELAQAAAAVRDRNASIENLEATVTELERRTREATFEAKKAAAKAEQVRSDAAAAADAAAHEAANTERRLEGALNRAERELKAMEEAMLKELTSSELHLAETEETASSYSQSIKKLTHELESERRRADDLADELKRAKARMAAAEAAAATQGAYYGAGDEEGDEGKSKSLLSDEEVEDLRTQIEELELTLAEVMSEGVNSTVGDRATGKLMSHIKALQEKVREGRELKLLSETMLAEQARLREEAEEAKFYRDEAAKRWEDAEDLAGQLHQQLSRAGIDPGRELMDRMRNRPKALTDASPSSSARSPQQVNGAAVPPEIAEIQRKLLDTEEDVSQLMAEIMQETVEVEMATANAELASLKNEIFSLKQRLGEA; encoded by the exons ATGGCGTCGCTGagccccgcgggcgcgtcgctcgcgggcccccgcgcgtggcgcagaccctcggcgcgagccagAGCATTCGATGGATCGCCCGATGACTCGGGACGCGG CCTCTcgcgcgccatcggcgccagGAGCCTGGTCCAGCGCCACTCGCTCCGCCCGTTCACCAGGGGCGCCTCCCAAGGCGGAGACGCCCTCGGACGAGGCTTCGGggcgcccgccccgtcgcggcgcggcctcctcgtccgcgcgcgctaCGGCAAAGGCGGGCGacaggacgtcgacgccatcatcaaggagcgcgacgacgccagggCGCAGCTCTCCGTCGCGCAGCAGGCGCTCAAGACGGCCAacgaccgcctcggcgccgtcgaatctggcgacggcgatcgcgcgcggctgcAGCAGGAGCtggaccgcgccgtcgaccagCTCCACGACGCGCagagggacgcggacgacgcgcggcggcaggcgagggaggccgaggagctcttcgccgccgccgcggacgaacgcgccgccaagGTCAAGGAGCTGGTCCAGGAGATCGATCACtggcacgacgccgccgagacaGCGCAGCggatggaggcggaggcgcggtcggagctcgaggaggcgcggaaCCGCGTCCGAGAGCTCGAATCCAGGTCCGGGGACATGGAGAGCCAACGGAATCAGGCCGGGGAGCAGCAGGCGGAGATGAGCcgtcgcgcggaggatgcggagCGTCGACTCCGCGAGAGCGAGAAGCGAACCGAAGACGCGCTCCACTGGGTAgaggagaaggagcaggAGGCTAACCGCCTTcggggcgagctcgagggcctcaagacggcgctcgaggcgacgcgcaagagcgcggggtccaaggagggcgaggtggCCGAGCTGCGAAGGCAGGCTGACGAggccaaagccgcggcgttcaAAGCGGAGCAGTCGCTTCGCGACGCTGCCAAGCTCACCGGCGAAATCTCCAAGTTTAAGCCCAAGATTGAAAacctcgagggcgagctcaacgcgacgcggggtAACCTCGAGGACCGAACCGCGGagctccacgccgcgcgcaaggagctcgaggagctccggggcagggccgagcgcgcggaggagagcgcgAAGCGAGCGGATGAAAAGCGGAAAAACGCGCGAAGGGAGATGGAGGAGCGCATCGgccagctcgaggaggaggtgtcGAAGAAGGAGTGGTACCTCGgggagacccgcgcggagctggcggacgcgcgcggcgcgctggagcgcTCGTCGGGTATGTccgacgaggcgcgacggaccctcgaggctgcgcgcgaggcgcaggagAAGTTCCGGCTGCAGGTGAAGGAGAAGGATGAAGAGATTCGACTGGTCCGATCGCaactcgcggaggcgcgcctGGCGCTCGAaagcgtcgccgagggcgccgacatGGCGACCAACGAGGCGTCCGAGCAGCTGAGGGTGGCAGACGGGCGCATACAGGAGGCGTGggccgcgaaggagctcgtcgacgccgaactCGAGCGAATCACGCGCGAGTTGGAATCGGCTCGCGCCACAATCGCAAACGACGACAGCGCGGGGAGGctccgcatcgccgcggaacggctcgacgaggcgtgggcggcaaaggaggagaaggaccGCGAGGTTGAGaacgtccgcgcggagctcaccgaggccaggcgcctcgccgcggaggctgagagGGCCGCCAGCCTGCGAGTGCACGAGGCTGAGCACAGAGCCGACACGCTCAAGCGCGCGTTTGAGTCTAAGGAGGCTGAGGTGTCGCGAATGCGCGGTGAGATGCTCGAggctcgctcggcggcgctcgaggtggccgccaccggcgacgaggcccgcGAGAAGTtccttcgcgccgaggagcgcgccaaggctgcagcggaggacgcgaaggctgcggcgatTAACGCGAGTGAAAAACTCGAAGCCGCCAAGCAAGCAGCcaaggacgccgcgttccCCGCGGAGAAGGTTCGCGACTGCATGACgaagctcgtcgacgcggagggccagatcggcggcgccgcggccgccaaggacgagaagttcgaggagctcaaggcggctcgcgcggagcTGGCCAAGGCTCGATCGAAGGTGACCGACGTCGCCAGGGAGGCCACCGCCCGTGTGGAGGAGGCCAACGACAAGCTTCGCGAGGCCGagaccgcgctcgccgcgaccgatAACCACCTCGGGCGCATCGTCCGCGACCTCGGCAAGATTGCCGACGAGATCGAGCGCTGCAGGCGCATGAAGGACACCGACACCGTGTACAGGTTGGAGGAGCACCAGGCGCAGGGTTTCCGAGCGAGGGACGATAAGACGAGGGAGGTTGAGCGCCTAAAGACGGAGCTCGAGGTTAcccggcgcgaggcgtcCGACGTCTCCAACAAAGCCGCGCTGAAGGTTCGCGAGAGCGAACAGACCATCGCGCAGGCCAAGTCGCTGGTTCACCAGCGCGAGATGGAGATgggcgagcgacgggcgaggcTCGAGGAGATTCGCAGCGCCACGACGGctagcgccgccgcgtacgacaAGGCTGCGCAACAACAGCTGAAGGCTGAGGAAAAGTCCAAGGCCgtctccgccagcgcccagcgcgcggcggtgaccgcggtggagaagatgcgcgtcgcggccgaggctgcggcggctgcttacgacgccgccgcggagcgcgagcggatCCTTCGAGACGAGCTGGCAAAAtccgggggcgacgtcggcgggcaGACGGACGTGGCGAGGATGCGACAGCTGGCGAGCATCAAGGAGAAGATCACCTGGTCCAAACAGGCTGCGGACTACGCGCACGAcatggaggaggcgcgaaAGGCGTCCGCGACAGCCGCGGATAACGcgcagcgccgcctgcgcgagctGGAGGATCGCATGGACGAGCTGAAGCGTTCGATCAAGATGAAAATGGCCGAGGGGACCGTgcacgaggagctcgagcacgagcgcgcgacgtcccgcgACCTCCAGCGCCTGGAGGaggagcgtcgcgcggcgtccgtcgccgccgctgaggcTGGCGTGCAGCTCAGGCAGGCGCAGGACACCTCCCGGGAGATGCAGGCGAAGATTGCGAGACGCGAGCGGGAGCTCACCGACGCCAAGCGCGACATCGACCGCGCGGTtcaggaggctgaggaggctCGAAAGGAGAAccaacgcgcgctcgaggctgagcgcaAGTTTGCCCGCGCGAAGTCTGAGcagtcgtccgcgtccctcggcggtcgcggcggcggcggcggtggcgacgacgaggagattGCGCAGATGCGGCGGCagctggaggagggcgacagGGAGCTCTCGTGGATGCGCGGCCAGTTGGAGGAGGCCAAGCATACCGtcatgcgcgccgcggagctcgagcaaCAGCGTCGCAAGGCTGCCGACGAGTTCAAGCGCGATCAACAGCAAGCGTCCGCCTTTGGCTACGGCCAGGGAAGCGGCCAgtcgcagcagcagcagcagcagcagcagcagcagcagcagcagcagcagccggcCAGGCCGCTAGACTTTGGCGGCAGGCCCCCGCCAACGCGCGAGACGCTCATGGAGCGCGAGAAGGAACTCTCACAGCtcagggcggcgctcgacgaggccggcAACGAGGTGGTGGCCAATCTTCGCAAGTACGACGAGATGTACGCGCAGCTCGACGGGCTTTACGGagcggagcgcgagcagctcaCCGAGCGGCTCTCCAAGGGTCACGAGTACATCGAGGGTCtgaaggctgccgccgacgagaaGAAGGCTGCGGTGGCCGACATGGAGCGTCGGGTCGCCGCCATCAAggatgcgctcgcgcagCTGTCCGCAACGCAGCAGGACTCCACGTACGGCCCGCAGTCgggagcgcccgcgccctaCGGCGGGTCCTCCTCCCACCACCAGCCGCctcagcagcagcagcagtcgtcgtcgtctgggGGCTCCGCCcggtcgggcgcgtcggctgAGGCGATCCAGTacgccctcgaggaggctgagttcgtcctccgcgaggcgAAGCGCCGAGCCAACGACCTCGAGGCGTCCTTCCAGGACAAGGAGCGCGGTTTGACGCAGATGCGACGGGACCTCGCCGATCGCGAACAGCGCAAATCtctctcgtcctcctcctcgtacgATTACGGGggctcgggcgacgcgtacgGGTCCGGGGGTGGTGATATCGAAGAGCagcgcagggcggcggccatggcggccGTGGAGGCTTCCtacgccgcacgcgccgcggaggaacgcgcgaacATGCTCCGCGGTTCGCTCGACGACAAgtccggcgagctcgagtgGATGCGGTCCGAGCACGCCAAGGTTGTCGCGCAAATCGCCACCCTCGaagcgtcggcgagcgccgccgcggacacccAGCGCAAGGTGGACGCCAAGGCCTCGTCCATCGTGGAAgagtcgcggcgcgcggaggaggcccgtcgagccgccgccgccgcgagggacccgtACCCCGATCgcaacgtcgacgcgcagcgcgaggcggacctcgcggagcaGCTCCGAGCGGCTCGAGTCGAATTCGATCAAAAAGCGTCCGAGGCTACGGAGGCGAAGCAGGaggcggttcgcgccgccgcggacagggacaggcagatcgaggaggtggagttcctcgtcgcgggggtgCCGGTGCAGGAACGCGAGCGCATCACCGAGGGagacgccgtggacgcgcggtACAGCGCGGAGgacacggcgacggcttcgtaCCGACTGAGACAGGTCCAGGACCGGTTCTTCCAGATGGAGGCGCTGGAAGGGAACAAGGGGCgcgtggcgtcgtccacgcgcgaggaggtggagcaGGCGAGGCAAAAGGCGATGACcaacgcggccgccgcggagcaggcgACGGAGAAGCTCATGCGCGCAGAGAAgatgcgcgaggacgccacgACAGCCGcttcagccgccgccgtcaaggctcgcgccgccgaggagacggcggaggacgccgcgcagaagacgaaggaggcggccgccgagcgcgagcgtaacctgcgcgacgagctcgcgcaggcggcggcggcggtccgcgATCGCAACGCGAGCATCGAGAACCTCGAGGCGACCGtcaccgagctcgagcggcgcacccgcgagGCGACGTTCGAGGCGAAAAAagcggcggccaaggctgagcaggttcgctccgacgccgcagccgccgcggacgccgcggcgcacgaggcTGCGAACACCGAGCGAAGGCTCGAGGGGGCTCTGAACCGCGCGGAACGCGAGCTCAAGGCTATGGAGGAGGCCATGCTCAAGGAGCTCACCAGCTCGGAGCTTCACctcgcggagacggaggagaCGGCTTCGAGTTACTCGCAGTCGATTAAGAAGTTGACGCACGAGCTGGAgagcgaacggcggcgcgcggacgacctcgccgacgagttGAAGCGGGCGAAGGCGcgcatggccgccgcggaggctgccgccgcgacccaGGGTGCCTActacggcgcgggcgacgaggagggcgacgagggcaagTCCAAATCCTTgctcagcgacgaggaggttgaGGACCTTCGCACGCAGAttgaggagctcgagctgaCCCTCGCGGAGGTGATGAGCGAGGGCGTCAACTCGACCGTCGGCGACAGGGCCACGGGTAAGCTCATGTCGCACATCAAGGCGCTCCAGGAGAAGGTCCGCGAGGGCAGGGAGCTCAAGCTCCTGTCCGAGACGATGCTCGCCGAGCAGGCGCGTctgcgggaggaggcggaggaggctaaGTTTTATCGCGATGAGGCGGCTAAGAGGTGGGAAGACGcggaggatctcgcgggCCAGCTGCACCAGCAGCTGTCCCGCGCGGGGATCGACCCGGGACGCGAGCTCATGGATCGCATGCGGAACAGGCCGAAGGCGCTgaccgacgcgtcaccgagCAGCAGCGCGAGATCTCCGCAGCAGGTCAACGGCGCGGCTGTGCCTCCGGAGATTGCGGAGATTCAGCGAAAGCTGTTGgacaccgaggaggacgtgtCGCAGCTGATGGCCGAGATCATGCAGGAGACCGTGGAGGTGgagatggcgacggcgaacgcggagcTGGCGTCGCTGAAGAACGAGATCTTCTCGCTCAAGCAGCGTCTGGGCGAGGCGTGA
- a CDS encoding predicted protein, with protein sequence MRLVSSALLSPMPRDSENHEKPSRHPHETSRLTLLKRGDDLLLGWPAVLSEQRLLSSAPYRGAALRHADLDGVGVYPVGHDFRMLVHFANGVARRVVLLLPAVSVAAVGDHVRVLVHGGARVGWGVVPGKPTHDVDEPVGSPPARRSCDTRENVEAAAMSPLSPAKARRW encoded by the coding sequence ATGCGGCTCGTCTCGAGCGCTTTACTCTCTCCGATGCCTCGTGACTCGGAAAACCATGAAAAACCGAGTCGGCATCCTCACGAGACCTCTCGCTTAACGCTTCtgaagcgcggcgacgatctccTTCTGGGCTGGCCTGCCGTTCTTAGCGAACAGCGCCTGTTGTCGTCCGCTCCATATCGTGGTGCCGCCCTTCGTCACGCTGACCTGGATGGGGTAGGAGTCTATCCTGTTGGGCACGACTTTCGCATGCTTGTGCACTTTGCGaatggcgtcgcgcgccgcgttgtACTCCTGCTGCCCGCCGTCTCAGTTGCGGCAGTAGGTGACCACGTACGTGTCCTCGTCCAcgggggcgcccgcgtcgggtGGGGTGTCGTCCCAGGGAAACCAACCCATGACGTCGATGAGCCCGTCggttcgccgccggcgcgccgttcgTGTGACACACGGGAAAACGTGGAGGCGGCTGCGATGAGCCCGCTTTCGCCTGCGAAAGCTCGCAGGTGGTAA